The Kaistella daneshvariae genomic sequence ACAGTGTATTTGCAAAAAACGGGGGTTGACGGTTTTCTTTGAGAATTTATTTTTAATATCCGCAAAAATGCTTTTCATATTTCAATTTTTCTTAATTTAGAAATCTGAAAAAGCATTTTGCTCCAGGCGATTTTCCTTACCACTTTTGGTTTGCAGTAGCCCGTTCTTCGCAAATACTTTTTCGTTAGCTGTAATACTTTAACAACATTCCGGCAATGAAAAAAATTATTTTTCTACTACTTATTTTTTCTTCCGCAAGTATATTTTCACAAGTAACTAATGAGAAAATAAAAACTGACATTGTAAAGAATTTTAAACTCATTAATAAATATTACAATGACAAAAATGATTATGAAAATATAAAACTTAAGAAATATTTTACTGAAATAATTTTCTGTGCTAATTGTGAAAATAACGTGGAAGATTTACTGAATCCACACATTTATAGAGATGATTTTTTAAAAAACAACTTGAAGGAAGTAATTGGATTACTAAGTGTTACTGAAATTAAAAAAAGTAAAATATATTTTAATCAACCATCAAATACATACCAATTATCCTATTCAACTGCAAAACCAAACGAAAAAACTGGTTTTGAAGGTGCATCTGCAATAATTTATATTCGTAATATTAATGGACAATATAAAATTAGTGGAGTAATGACAATTCCGTGAAAATGTACTACAGCTAACATTGTATTTCTACGAGCGGGTTTGAAGTTTTCAATTGAGATTTGTGTTATATTTTTAGTATATTTCCATTATAAAATTTTGTGTTTGTTGCCGCCCGCAGAAATACAAAAACGTTGGCCGTAATTTTATTAAAACCGTATATAAAAATGAAAAATAGGTTACTTCTTTTTTGTTTACTTTTTTGATTATTTGTTGTAGAAATGATGATGTGGTAAACGATAATCAACAAACTCAAGAAATTGAATTAAGGACAAATATTCCAACATTTGTTTCTCAAATTCAGGTTGATTATGAAGGAGAAATCATTAAAACAAACAATGAAGAAATTTTATTGTATGGTATGTTAATTGGCGAAAACGAAAATTTAACAATTGACTCTAATCAAGGGGATCAAACAAAAGAATATTCTAATGGTGATAAAATTTTGAATGGAAGTTTTTATGATTTAGAGGGGAATAAAAAGTATTTTTTAAGATTTTATGTTAAAACTAATAAAAAAATTTATTACGGCAATATTGTTAATTTTGAATCTAAAAAACATAATTCCCCGAGTGAACAAATTATAAATTTAAATTCTCAACAAAATGTAATTGATTTTGGTAAAAATAACTATACATATGTTTTTGAGCTTAATATAAGGGGAGATGTTGAAGATTTATCCCCACTTTCTTCAATTATAAAAGTAGGAAAAAGTCTTAATATAGAATACACAAGTAAATTAAAAACTTTGCACGGTCTAGAAAATCTTCAAATAATTGGTACTGATGTACTTCCAAATGGACAATTACAAATCTATAATAACAGCAAATTGGAAACTTTATCTGGTCTCGACAAACTAATGTTTACTGGTCGATTATATGTTGGTTTTAATCCCTTAGTAAATAATCTTCAAGGATTAGGTAAATTAGAGCAGGCTTGGCATTCGACATTTCTTACGGTTCCCAGTTTTGATGGATTACCTTTAAATTTTAGAACTGGAGAATTTGAAAGCAGAGGGTTTCAAGGAACAGATTTAGGAAATAGAACCATTAATTGCGAAGCATATGACTTTGCGTTAAAAGACGCACCAAATATAACATCGCTTAAAGGATTTATTGTCGGAAATTATCAAAATACCACTTCTTTTACAATAGAAAACTGTAAAAAATTAAAATCATTAGAGGGCATCGTTTTTCCCTCAAAATATGATGATATATCAATAACCAATTGTGAAAATTTTGAAAGTTTAAAAGGACTTGATAACCTTACAATAGTTGATGTGTTGAGTTTAAATAATCTACCTAAATTAGAAAATTTGAAAGGACTTGAAAATGTTTCACAAATTGAAAGACTTTATCTTTCAAAAGTTAGTATTACTAATTTTATGGGATTAAATAGTGTAAAAACAATAGACCATCTTTCTGTTAGTTTTTGCAACAATCTCATTAATTTTCAGGGACTACCTTCTTTAACAAAAATAGGAGATGATATTTCATATTTTGAAATTTCTAGTTGTCAGAATTTAGAGAATTTTGTAGGTTTGGAAAAAGTTCAACATTTTACTAGGTTTAATATTTATTCATTACCAATGCTTAAGAATTTTGATGGAATCAAGCAAGCTAAAATGCCTTTTATTAGTATTAGGAATTGCAATTTTATTAATTCTCTACAAGGTTTAGAAAATGTTTTTGGTGTAAGTAATTTGGCAATTTATGAAAATCAAAATCTACAAAACTTTTGTGCCATTAAGAATATTGTCGGAAACTTAAATTCCAACTCATATTATGTGAAAAATAATTTAAACAATCCAACTCAACAAGAGATAATCAATAATTGTCCGTAAAAAAACTACGGCTAACATGGTATTTCTACAAGCGGGCCTGAAGTTTTCATTTCGGGATTTGTGTTATAAATTTAGTATATTTAAAGTTGAGAAAGATCGGTCATTATGCCCGCCTGCAGAAATACCCGGTCGTTGTGCGCTATGCAAAAAATTCTGGCGCGAAATTAAATTTCGGGAATTTTAAATTTGAAAAAAATGCCAATTTCGGGCGAAATTTTCTTTCACGAAGATTTTAAAACAAAAAAAACGTTTGGACCACAAAAACGCGCAAAAATTCGGATCGAAAATTTCGCGGAACTTGCACAAAGTTCCTGGAAGTTAAAGTGAAAAAATATGCCGTTAAAATGGCAAAATTTTCTAAAATTCCAGAGAAGTTTGACAAACAAAATTTTGAAAAAAAGATGCTTTTCGCGGCAAAAAAAATTAAGATTCTGAAAAAGTTTTAAAAGCAAAATGGAATTAAAAATTGCACATCGCACAACAGCGTATTTCTACGAGCGGGTTTGAAGTTTTCAATTGAGATTTGTGTTATATTTTTAGTATATTTCCATTATAAAATTTTGTGTTTGTTGCCCGCCCGCAGAAATACAAAAACGTTAGCGGCAAGCGAAAATCGCCTCAAGCCTTACCTATTCCGAGCATTGCTTTTGTCAGTTTGTTATCTCGCGGTCTATCTTCGACGCTTTTTTACTCGTTTGATGCAATAAGCAATATTGGATGATTGTTATGATGATTCTTTTCGTACCTTTAATAGGCGAAATTTAAAGAACAACTTAATATTATGAATCATGACAATCACTAAAGGATTATTAGTTCGTTTAGAAGCGAAACATGGTAAAGATGACGAGGTGGAAGATTTCCTTTCGTCTGCCCTTCCGCTAGTACGGCAAGAGGCTGGAACAAAAGCTTGGTTTGCCCTCCGTTTTAGCCGGTCCGAATATGGCATCATTGATTTTTTCCCTGATGAAGCATCCCGTGATGCACATCTTAAAGGAGCAGTTGCCACCGTTTTAATTCAGAAAGCAGATGAATTATTTGAAACCTCCCCGGATATTCAAAAAATAGATATTCTCGCCAGCAAATTACCATCCGTAGCGCCAGCAGAAACTAATACAAAAGGACTATTGCTCACATTTAAAGCAAAAGAGGGCCACGAGCAGGAAGTGATACAATTTTTAAAAGATGCTCAGCCTTTGGTCATGGCGGAAGAAGATACAATAGCTTGGTTTGCTATCCATCTACCGAACGATGAGTACGGCATTTTCGATGTTTTTCCTGACAATGGTGGCCGTTTAAAGCATCTTGTAGGCCGCGTTCCTCAAGAATTAGCCAAACATGCACTTTCATTGCTTGGCAGTTTCCCAGATATGCATTTGCTTGAAATTACAGCCGAGAATTTTAATCCTTGAGTAAAATAAAGAAACTCATTATCCAAATGCCTGCCGCTAACACACGCTAAGCGATCATTGCCAAGGAGTTAGGCAAAATGAAGTTCAATATTACGAGAAAGTTTTATATTCACCGAAAGAACGCAGCCCGCTTTGCTTGGCAACGTCGCCTAGCGCGAGGACGTTACCTGCAACCATAAAACCGACCAAAGAAACACGGATGAAACTAATAAAAAACAAAGAACAGCTAATAAAAAACATTGACACCTTGGAGAGCTATCTGACCGAAGGAGATGAATTTGAAATTAGTGAAGCAACATCTTTAGTTAAACGTGGAACTTGTTTCGTGGCTTATCAGGTTGACAAAGAACTACGTTTTCCACCAAGTCGCTTTATTGGTTACGTAAATAACAAACTTGAAATTCATTCAGTATCACATAAAGATGGACGAGAAACAAATAAAGCAATTATTGACATCCTAACTGACAAGCCAACACCCAACGACAACCTTGAAAAGAAATATTTTGACTATTGTAATCAGTTAGGTATTCAACCAAATGAAAAAGGTGCATTCGGAGCACAAAGAAAATTTTGGCGACTTAATATTGAAAAAGAGTTTGACAATAATGCGGATTTAACTGGAGAATTTCCAGAAGGAAAAATTGTTGAACGTACACACAAAGCCAGAGAGAGAAACAGTCAAGTAATATCATTGGCAAAAGACAAATTTAAACAGGTTCACGGACGGATTTTTTGCCAAGTTTGTGGATTTGACTTTGAAAAGGAATATGGCGAAGTTGGAAAGGACTTTATTGAAGCACATCATACAATAGCAGTTAGTGAAATGACTCCTGACCATAAGACCAAAGTTGAAGATATCGCAATGTTATGTGCAAACTGTCATCGAATGGTTCATAAAAAACGACCTTGGTTGACAATGAAAGATTTAGACAAACTATTAAAATTCAGAAAGAATGGCAGCAGGTAACAAGGTATTGCCAAAAGCGGGGCTGAACGGCTTCGATTGGACATTTGTGCAAGATTCAACATTCGTTCTTCGATTGAACTTTTGTGCTAAAAATCCCCGCCTTCGGCAATACCCGAAACGTTGTGCGCTATGCAAAATGTGCAGCGCGAAATTAAATTTCGGGAATTTTAAATTTGAAAAAATTGCCAATTTCGGTCGGAATTTTCTTTCACGAAGATTTTAAAACAAAAAAAAAGTTTGGACCACAAAAACGCGCAAAAATTCGGATCGAAAATTTCGCGGAATTGGCACAAAGTTCCTGGAAGTTAAAGTGAAAAAATATACCGTTAAAATGGCAAAATTTCCTAAAATTCCAGAGAAGTTTGACAAACAAAATTTTGAAAAAAAGATGCTTTTCGCGGCAAAAAAAATTAAGATTCTGCAAAAGTTTTAAAAGCAAAATGCAATTAAAAATTGCACATCGCACAACAGCGTATTTCTACGAGCGGGTTTGAAGTTTTCAATTGAGATTTGTGAATATTTTTCACTATATTTCCATTATAAAATTTTGTGTTTGTTGCCCGCCCGCAGAAATACAAAAACGTTAGCGGAAACCCTATCAAAAAGATTCGTAAACAACAACTAAATTTAAACTTTTTGAATGAAATATATTTATCAATTATTTTTAGCTTTTAATTCGACTTGGCTGATAGTTGTTGTATATCTAATCAAAGAAAATTATGTGTTTAATTTTGTAGAAGAGTATTCGATTTATTTTTCTTGGTCTTTATTTATTTTAATTCCGATAATATTAACAGCATTAAGTTTTTTAATTGCATATAAATTACCAAAAGACCAACTATTAAAAACATCAATAAACGAAATTGAATTAGCAAATAATAATTTTTTACCTACTTATTTAGGGTATTTTTTCGTTTCTCTTGGCGTTAATGAGATTCCAACTTTAGTAGTTGTATTTATAATGATTTATATCTTCACATATTTATCTCAAACATTACATTTCAATCCAATTTTTTTACTTTTTGGTTATCATTTTTATTTTATAAAAACCAATAAAAACATTAAAATTTTTCTTATTACAAGAAAACAATTAAAGACACCAGGTGAAATTGGATTTAAAGAATTAAGAAGGATTAACAACTACACATTCATAGACTTATAACCAATTAATTATGGCGAATTATATTTTCGGAAAAGTAAAAAGAAAACAAAATTTTTTTAGAATTATTGAAACAGAGGAAGAGGTTTATAATACCGCTAATTTAGTTTTAAATGGCATTGATTACAATCCTGCAACATTGATTGAAGATGAAGAGATTTATCAGTTAAGTAATTTTTCACAAACAGAATACTGTTTAAATTTTATAACGGAAGAATTAAACACCGTTGATTTTACTCAAATTACAAAAGCTGATTTGAAAAAATTGTCCTTTATATGTACAATACAAGAAAATCTGTATTTTTTCCAAATCATTAATTCTAGCTTTTTTATAAGTAAAAAGTGGTTTTCAATTGATGAACTTACCTTAGAAACAGAAAAACCAATTATAACCATTAATCCTTTCGCAGATGCGATTTACAATAAAGAAAATGACACTCTATATTTTAAAAAACTGACAGCTGCTCAGAAAATATTTAAAGGAATGGATCAGCTTTATAAGGAGGCTACAGAAGCTGAAACTCAAACATTTTTACAATCAGATTTTTTAGAAGTTTCTGTGGATTTTCCGGTAAATTTAGTTACTATTCCAAATCGCAAAAGAATTGCATTGGTAAACGAAACTTTAAATAAACTTTCTGATGCTGAAAAAGTTGCAATTTATGATTACACAAACGAGTATGGTCAAGTAGCATACGAAAATGGGAAGTTCAAAATTGAAAGTGATGATGATTTAAAGTTTGTATTATGGGGTATAGAACAACGATTTTATACAACTCAGATTGGAGGAGAGAAAAGGGTTGCAAATTCTATAATCAGTATCTGAAATAAGGGCATCCGCTAACATTGTATTGGCAAAATGCGGGGAGAAGTGCAAAATTGAAAAGCAGAAATATTAATCCGCTCATGCTTTTCAATTCTGCACATTTTTGTAAGTTAGCATAATCGAAAAAGCATTCGCTACGTTTGGTCTTCCTTGAACTTTTTGTTCTTCGAAAGCCCGCACTTCGCCAATACTTTTTCCGTTATGCGACATGCTCCCGATTCGCGCGCCACAAAATTTCGCAGAGGGAAAATGCTGAAAAAATAGCGCTTTAAAATCGCGAATTTCTCCGGCTTGAATTCTAAAAAACTGACTTGACCTTTACGAAATTGACTTTAAAATTCGCGCAGCTAAAAACAGTGAATATAAATGGCGCTGACTTTTACAAGAACTGCGTGAGAAAAATTGGCTGCTAAATGACTACATTTTTGAAATATTCCTGGATCCAAAAACAGTGACTGACG encodes the following:
- a CDS encoding receptor L domain-containing protein; this translates as MVNDNQQTQEIELRTNIPTFVSQIQVDYEGEIIKTNNEEILLYGMLIGENENLTIDSNQGDQTKEYSNGDKILNGSFYDLEGNKKYFLRFYVKTNKKIYYGNIVNFESKKHNSPSEQIINLNSQQNVIDFGKNNYTYVFELNIRGDVEDLSPLSSIIKVGKSLNIEYTSKLKTLHGLENLQIIGTDVLPNGQLQIYNNSKLETLSGLDKLMFTGRLYVGFNPLVNNLQGLGKLEQAWHSTFLTVPSFDGLPLNFRTGEFESRGFQGTDLGNRTINCEAYDFALKDAPNITSLKGFIVGNYQNTTSFTIENCKKLKSLEGIVFPSKYDDISITNCENFESLKGLDNLTIVDVLSLNNLPKLENLKGLENVSQIERLYLSKVSITNFMGLNSVKTIDHLSVSFCNNLINFQGLPSLTKIGDDISYFEISSCQNLENFVGLEKVQHFTRFNIYSLPMLKNFDGIKQAKMPFISIRNCNFINSLQGLENVFGVSNLAIYENQNLQNFCAIKNIVGNLNSNSYYVKNNLNNPTQQEIINNCP
- a CDS encoding HNH endonuclease — encoded protein: MKLIKNKEQLIKNIDTLESYLTEGDEFEISEATSLVKRGTCFVAYQVDKELRFPPSRFIGYVNNKLEIHSVSHKDGRETNKAIIDILTDKPTPNDNLEKKYFDYCNQLGIQPNEKGAFGAQRKFWRLNIEKEFDNNADLTGEFPEGKIVERTHKARERNSQVISLAKDKFKQVHGRIFCQVCGFDFEKEYGEVGKDFIEAHHTIAVSEMTPDHKTKVEDIAMLCANCHRMVHKKRPWLTMKDLDKLLKFRKNGSR
- a CDS encoding potassium-transporting ATPase subunit C, coding for MKKIIFLLLIFSSASIFSQVTNEKIKTDIVKNFKLINKYYNDKNDYENIKLKKYFTEIIFCANCENNVEDLLNPHIYRDDFLKNNLKEVIGLLSVTEIKKSKIYFNQPSNTYQLSYSTAKPNEKTGFEGASAIIYIRNINGQYKISGVMTIP
- a CDS encoding putative quinol monooxygenase, with protein sequence MTITKGLLVRLEAKHGKDDEVEDFLSSALPLVRQEAGTKAWFALRFSRSEYGIIDFFPDEASRDAHLKGAVATVLIQKADELFETSPDIQKIDILASKLPSVAPAETNTKGLLLTFKAKEGHEQEVIQFLKDAQPLVMAEEDTIAWFAIHLPNDEYGIFDVFPDNGGRLKHLVGRVPQELAKHALSLLGSFPDMHLLEITAENFNP